Proteins encoded within one genomic window of Phototrophicus methaneseepsis:
- a CDS encoding response regulator yields MKQRKNERILIVAKDEILRDQLSDTLTEAGGYATVEAVNFEEALSEILLTDFDLVITEAELPDLSGMDLLAVVGGLRPNARVIVIDDDLSARSAVAVFRLGAVDYLYKPLNMTFVLMQIERQLEIKRALNGHQQVEEAPNNEHLARDRAKRLDPRTRPVALVLSRNQFKRINVELNRLLGHVKAGFVGLIDSEGNMVGAAGTLDDYDLQILTQALSIDHSAQQSLASLLEETKFHSTYFEGDLNGVYIIEFGGPYTVSLAVICNADVKAGMVWLYSKRTAAIIDEILQGIPQPRNLPTVEE; encoded by the coding sequence ATGAAGCAACGAAAAAACGAACGCATCCTCATTGTCGCCAAGGACGAAATCTTACGCGATCAACTTAGCGATACGCTGACTGAGGCCGGCGGTTATGCCACAGTTGAAGCGGTTAACTTCGAAGAAGCGCTGAGCGAAATATTGCTCACGGACTTTGACCTCGTCATCACAGAAGCTGAACTGCCAGACCTGAGCGGGATGGATTTACTGGCTGTCGTCGGTGGTTTGAGGCCAAATGCACGCGTCATCGTCATTGATGATGACCTGAGCGCACGCAGCGCTGTCGCGGTGTTCCGTCTGGGTGCTGTCGACTATTTATATAAGCCTTTGAATATGACGTTCGTGCTGATGCAAATCGAGCGCCAGCTAGAGATTAAACGCGCTCTGAACGGGCATCAGCAGGTAGAAGAAGCACCGAATAACGAGCATCTCGCCCGTGACCGCGCCAAGCGGCTGGACCCACGTACGCGCCCCGTCGCCCTGGTCCTGAGCCGCAACCAGTTCAAGCGCATTAATGTCGAGCTGAATCGTCTGCTGGGACATGTGAAAGCCGGTTTTGTGGGCCTGATTGATTCCGAAGGCAACATGGTCGGCGCGGCAGGGACGCTTGATGATTATGACCTGCAAATTCTCACTCAGGCTCTGAGCATCGACCATAGCGCACAGCAATCACTCGCCAGCCTGCTAGAAGAAACGAAGTTTCATTCCACTTACTTTGAAGGCGACCTCAACGGCGTGTACATCATTGAATTTGGCGGGCCTTATACCGTCTCGCTGGCTGTGATCTGCAACGCAGACGTCAAAGCGGGTATGGTGTGGCTGTACAGCAAACGTACTGCTGCGATCATCGACGAAATCCTCCAGGGCATCCCGCAGCCACGTAACCTCCCCACTGTCGAAGAATAA
- a CDS encoding chemotaxis protein CheW, translating into MTTSMATEKTTDIALLTFMLAGRRYAMCVTDVVEVSAIVALNEAPGAQAGLLGIANRHGTPLPVYDLRLLMQMGARQVSVDSLFIVCKAYQAHVGLIVDEIQQVIYVPRHAISSVAGAAPAFEEVASYENALIQLIAPGPLLAPLMSSTQERQPPPSEDGRAGVSV; encoded by the coding sequence ATGACGACGAGCATGGCAACTGAAAAAACAACAGATATTGCCTTGCTAACGTTTATGCTGGCTGGACGACGCTACGCGATGTGCGTAACAGACGTAGTAGAAGTCAGCGCCATCGTGGCTTTAAACGAAGCACCCGGGGCACAGGCTGGTTTACTGGGTATTGCGAACAGACATGGCACGCCCCTACCCGTCTATGATTTGCGTCTGCTGATGCAGATGGGTGCACGTCAGGTGAGTGTCGATTCACTATTCATCGTGTGTAAAGCTTATCAGGCCCATGTGGGTTTGATCGTGGATGAAATTCAGCAGGTGATTTACGTCCCACGTCATGCTATTAGCAGTGTGGCGGGGGCAGCACCAGCCTTTGAAGAAGTCGCCAGTTACGAAAACGCACTTATCCAATTAATCGCACCGGGGCCTTTATTAGCTCCTTTAATGAGTTCGACACAAGAGCGGCAGCCGCCCCCTTCGGAGGATGGGCGTGCAGGAGTATCCGTATGA
- a CDS encoding response regulator — translation MLEVLLVEDSKTQAAQIAEMLESVGLRVRVAYDGPDGLREAMENPPALVVLDVKLPTMDGFQVCRRLKRNPGTQDIPVIMLTEKAGPKATMSGLRAGADDYIPKDIFASEHLIETLQELGLLEE, via the coding sequence GTGCTAGAAGTACTGCTCGTAGAAGATAGCAAAACGCAAGCCGCCCAGATCGCAGAAATGCTGGAGAGCGTCGGCTTACGCGTACGTGTGGCTTATGATGGCCCGGATGGGCTGCGCGAAGCAATGGAAAATCCACCTGCGCTGGTCGTACTGGATGTCAAATTACCGACGATGGATGGCTTCCAGGTTTGTCGCAGGCTGAAGCGCAACCCAGGTACCCAGGATATCCCCGTCATCATGCTGACGGAAAAGGCAGGACCGAAAGCCACGATGTCCGGCTTGCGCGCTGGGGCCGACGATTACATCCCAAAAGACATTTTCGCATCAGAGCATTTAATTGAAACCCTGCAAGAGCTGGGACTACTGGAAGAGTAA
- the cheB gene encoding chemotaxis-specific protein-glutamate methyltransferase CheB, giving the protein MVNITRVLVADDSPTQRQYLTDLIDEVPDLRVIGHAGNGLEAIALAQSLHPDIISMDIKMPRTDGLEATRQIMSQKPIPVVVVSGLLEDDIELSFKALDSGAIAVLPKPGSRNHPNFDQQRQQLITTLRAMSKVKVVARRERFQQSLTASTPLAMRAQPEIIAIGTSTGGPRALHQLLTNLPTNLHVPVVVVQHMPHEFIPGLARWLSHVTPLEVTVAQQGQELRAGQVIIAPGTHHLCVERHGLKLVARLSEEEYGQLYKPSVDVLFKSIVASCGPAAVGVIMTGMGNDGALGLLAMRERGAYTFSQDEYSSTVFGMPAAAIRVGAVEKAVSLSNLPSEIVKVL; this is encoded by the coding sequence ATGGTCAACATCACACGGGTTCTAGTCGCGGACGACAGCCCTACACAACGGCAATATCTGACGGATCTCATTGATGAGGTGCCGGATTTACGGGTGATTGGTCATGCTGGCAATGGACTAGAAGCCATTGCACTGGCCCAATCGCTGCATCCGGATATCATCTCAATGGATATCAAAATGCCGCGTACGGATGGCCTGGAAGCCACACGACAGATTATGTCCCAAAAGCCGATTCCCGTCGTCGTTGTAAGCGGGCTGCTAGAAGATGATATTGAGCTTTCTTTTAAGGCGCTGGATAGCGGCGCGATTGCCGTTCTGCCAAAACCAGGCAGCCGCAATCATCCCAATTTTGACCAACAAAGGCAGCAGCTCATCACCACATTACGCGCCATGTCGAAAGTTAAAGTTGTCGCTCGCCGAGAACGCTTTCAGCAATCGCTCACGGCATCAACGCCTTTGGCGATGCGTGCTCAGCCAGAAATTATCGCCATTGGCACGAGCACGGGCGGCCCACGCGCCCTACATCAACTACTGACGAACCTGCCCACTAACCTGCATGTGCCCGTTGTCGTCGTCCAGCATATGCCGCATGAATTTATCCCAGGGCTGGCCCGCTGGCTCTCCCATGTCACACCGCTGGAAGTCACTGTGGCCCAACAAGGCCAGGAGCTGCGCGCTGGTCAGGTTATCATCGCGCCGGGGACACACCATCTCTGTGTAGAGCGCCACGGCCTCAAGCTGGTCGCCCGCCTTTCTGAAGAAGAATATGGGCAATTATATAAGCCCTCCGTTGATGTCCTCTTTAAATCCATCGTCGCCAGTTGTGGCCCCGCCGCGGTGGGTGTCATCATGACAGGCATGGGGAATGATGGCGCGCTGGGGTTGCTGGCGATGCGGGAACGCGGCGCTTACACATTCTCCCAGGATGAATACAGCAGTACGGTATTCGGTATGCCAGCAGCGGCGATCCGCGTGGGTGCTGTTGAGAAAGCGGTAAGCTTGTCGAATCTACCGTCTGAAATAGTGAAAGTGCTATAA
- a CDS encoding hybrid sensor histidine kinase/response regulator — translation MTTDQKLLQIFREEVTDYLQVLNDGLLRVEMTQGEERYGLIREMNRVAHSMKGAARAVGYAMIETVGHHMEEVLNRVLAGTLTLTPDVADTLYDGLDLISSALEGADEADDTLSDEVIETVIENLRQAAGIKVEDTQSSNGNHAQHSQEMPIITVDALPPTEPVEVSEPPPIVSSEPLPPENDKTASSTTMTMVLGPGEESLRVAVRKLDRLMAEVSELLVARMQNDERQRQISNLRRDVMKWQRQWRSVRGAYIRMMRREQEPGSHLSSEVVTLIRFMENNERSLSQMARQLAQLDQRVAQDNMQLTALADMLQNDVASLRMMPFEAITGSFHRMVRDIAREQSKEIDLHIEGAKVEIDKTVLDALKDPLVHLLRNAVDHGLEDTHTRAINGKSPTGHLSLKVLQRGSEIVIVISDDGRGFDVARIKKKALQMGLISIAELETLSDVDARMLVFHSGFSTNDQVTAISGRGLGMDIVRTRIEGLRGRIEVESISGESTTITLHVPVSLTRIRGVLLHLGEETYAVPSVMVNRMESLPRTAIYTAEGKEMVVLNEHPMPLVKLGDLLSTPGSAERGDVVNVIVLQLAERMVAFEVDGLYSEMELVLTPLGKELANLYFIAGAALLGSGEVLLVLDANDLVRRATGMMLGAKRAPRGLPHKNVPERLRVLIVDDSITTRTLEKNILEAVGFDVQVAIHGQQAWEMLAESQPDVIISDVEMPYLTGLELARLVKSHPHTRNIPFVLLTSLTKPAQREAGLQAGADAYLVKSRFDQQELLETIQSVL, via the coding sequence ATGACGACCGACCAGAAACTGCTGCAAATCTTCCGCGAAGAAGTCACCGACTATCTTCAGGTGTTGAATGATGGTCTCTTACGCGTAGAAATGACGCAGGGCGAGGAGCGTTATGGCCTCATCCGGGAGATGAACCGCGTCGCCCATAGTATGAAAGGCGCAGCACGGGCCGTCGGCTATGCTATGATCGAGACAGTCGGCCATCACATGGAAGAGGTCCTCAACCGTGTGCTGGCTGGCACGCTCACCCTGACGCCGGATGTTGCCGATACACTTTATGATGGCCTTGATCTTATCAGCAGCGCCCTTGAAGGCGCAGATGAGGCTGACGACACACTCTCCGACGAAGTCATCGAAACTGTCATCGAGAATTTGCGACAGGCCGCTGGGATCAAAGTCGAGGATACTCAATCCAGCAATGGCAATCATGCCCAACACAGCCAGGAAATGCCCATCATCACTGTGGATGCGTTGCCGCCTACAGAACCTGTTGAGGTGAGCGAACCGCCTCCTATCGTCTCGTCAGAGCCACTGCCACCAGAAAACGATAAAACCGCATCTTCTACCACGATGACGATGGTGCTAGGCCCAGGAGAAGAATCCTTACGGGTGGCGGTGCGGAAGCTGGACCGGCTCATGGCTGAAGTGAGTGAGTTGCTCGTCGCACGGATGCAAAATGACGAACGTCAGCGCCAGATCAGCAATCTGCGCCGGGATGTGATGAAGTGGCAGCGACAATGGCGCAGCGTTCGCGGAGCTTACATCCGCATGATGCGCCGAGAGCAAGAACCGGGCAGTCACCTTTCTTCAGAAGTCGTCACCCTCATCCGCTTTATGGAAAATAACGAGCGCAGCCTCTCCCAGATGGCGCGCCAATTAGCCCAGCTTGATCAGCGTGTGGCCCAGGATAATATGCAGCTCACGGCGCTGGCGGATATGCTGCAAAATGATGTGGCTTCTTTGCGGATGATGCCATTTGAGGCAATCACGGGCAGCTTTCATCGTATGGTACGCGACATTGCCCGCGAGCAATCCAAAGAAATAGACCTGCATATCGAAGGGGCCAAAGTCGAAATCGACAAAACGGTGTTGGATGCCCTGAAAGACCCTCTGGTGCATCTACTGCGTAACGCCGTTGATCATGGCCTGGAAGATACACACACGCGCGCAATCAATGGCAAATCACCGACCGGGCACTTGAGCCTGAAAGTACTGCAACGTGGCAGTGAAATCGTCATCGTTATCAGCGATGACGGGCGCGGCTTTGATGTCGCACGAATCAAGAAAAAAGCGCTCCAAATGGGCCTTATCAGCATCGCAGAACTGGAAACACTCAGCGATGTTGACGCTCGTATGCTGGTATTCCATTCTGGTTTTTCTACAAATGACCAAGTTACGGCGATCAGTGGCCGTGGGCTGGGCATGGATATCGTACGCACGCGCATTGAGGGCTTACGCGGACGCATCGAAGTCGAGAGCATCAGTGGCGAAAGCACGACCATCACGCTGCATGTGCCTGTATCGCTGACGCGCATTCGTGGGGTTCTGCTCCATCTGGGCGAAGAAACCTATGCTGTACCTTCTGTCATGGTAAACCGCATGGAGAGCCTGCCCCGCACCGCAATCTATACCGCGGAAGGCAAAGAAATGGTCGTGCTCAATGAGCACCCGATGCCGCTCGTCAAGCTCGGTGATTTGCTCAGTACACCAGGCTCGGCGGAACGTGGTGATGTGGTGAATGTCATCGTCCTGCAACTGGCGGAGCGTATGGTCGCCTTTGAGGTAGACGGCCTGTACAGCGAGATGGAACTGGTACTGACGCCTCTCGGTAAAGAACTGGCGAACCTGTATTTCATCGCGGGAGCGGCCTTGCTTGGTTCTGGGGAGGTGCTGCTCGTCCTGGATGCTAATGATCTGGTCCGGCGTGCAACGGGCATGATGCTGGGCGCTAAGCGTGCACCGCGTGGGCTGCCGCATAAAAACGTGCCAGAGCGGCTGCGCGTGCTGATCGTCGACGACTCAATCACGACCCGCACCCTGGAAAAGAACATTCTGGAAGCTGTCGGCTTCGATGTTCAGGTGGCGATCCATGGTCAGCAAGCCTGGGAGATGCTGGCAGAATCCCAGCCGGACGTCATCATCAGCGATGTGGAAATGCCCTATCTCACAGGGCTGGAACTGGCACGCCTTGTGAAGAGCCATCCCCACACGCGCAACATTCCGTTTGTGCTCCTGACGTCGCTGACGAAACCGGCCCAACGAGAGGCTGGCTTACAAGCCGGGGCCGATGCCTATCTGGTGAAATCACGCTTTGACCAGCAAGAACTGTTGGAAACGATCCAGAGCGTGTTATAG